A single Pseudomonas sp. MM223 DNA region contains:
- the yceJ gene encoding Cytochrome b561 (*Name yceJ), with translation MQLRNSPSRYGMVSIVLHWGVALAVFGLFGLGLWMVGLDYYSPWRKAGPDLHKSIGLVLLAVMLLRVVWRFISPPPPAPANHGAVTRLAAKLGHLALYLGLFAVMAAGYLISTADGVGIPVFGLFEVPALVSDLPDQADVAGVIHLWLAWGLVIFAVLHALAALKHHFIDRDATLTRMLGRKA, from the coding sequence ATGCAACTGCGCAATTCACCTTCTCGCTACGGCATGGTCAGTATCGTCCTGCACTGGGGCGTGGCACTGGCAGTCTTTGGCCTGTTCGGCCTGGGCCTGTGGATGGTCGGCCTCGACTACTACAGCCCTTGGCGCAAAGCAGGCCCGGACCTGCACAAGAGCATCGGCCTGGTGCTGCTGGCGGTGATGCTGCTGCGAGTGGTCTGGCGTTTCATCAGCCCACCACCACCGGCACCGGCCAACCATGGCGCAGTCACACGCCTGGCGGCCAAGCTGGGCCATCTGGCCCTGTACCTTGGTCTGTTTGCGGTGATGGCGGCCGGTTACCTGATTTCCACCGCCGACGGCGTCGGCATTCCGGTGTTCGGCCTGTTCGAAGTGCCGGCACTGGTCAGCGACCTGCCTGACCAGGCAGATGTGGCGGGTGTGATTCATCTCTGGCTGGCCTGGGGCCTGGTCATTTTTGCCGTGCTGCATGCCCTGGCAGCGCTCAAGCACCATTTCATCGACCGTGACGCGACCCTGACTCGCATGTTGGGCCGCAAAGCTTGA
- the yceI gene encoding Protein YceI (*Name yceI): protein MLKKTFAALALGTALLSAGQVMAAEYKIDKEGQHAFVDWKISHLGYSFIHGTFKDFDGNFTWDSAKPEASKISVDLKTASLTSNHAERDKHIASADFLDVKKYPEAKFVSTAVKSTGEKTADVTGDLTMHGVTKPVTFKATFNGEGKDPWGGERAGFNATTTLNLNDFGIKGPGPTSQTLDLDISVEGVKQK, encoded by the coding sequence ATGTTGAAAAAGACTTTTGCCGCTCTGGCGCTCGGTACCGCTCTGCTTTCCGCCGGCCAGGTCATGGCTGCCGAGTACAAGATCGACAAGGAAGGCCAGCACGCGTTCGTCGACTGGAAGATCAGCCACCTGGGTTACAGCTTCATTCACGGCACCTTCAAGGACTTCGATGGCAACTTCACTTGGGACAGCGCCAAGCCTGAAGCCAGCAAGATCAGCGTCGACCTGAAAACCGCCAGCCTGACGTCCAACCATGCCGAGCGTGACAAGCACATCGCCAGCGCCGACTTCCTCGACGTGAAGAAGTACCCTGAAGCCAAGTTTGTCTCTACCGCCGTCAAGTCGACGGGTGAAAAGACTGCTGACGTGACTGGCGACCTGACCATGCACGGCGTAACCAAGCCGGTCACCTTCAAGGCTACCTTCAACGGTGAAGGCAAGGACCCATGGGGCGGTGAGCGCGCTGGTTTCAACGCCACCACCACCCTTAACCTGAACGACTTCGGCATCAAAGGCCCTGGCCCGACTTCGCAGACCCTGGACCTGGATATCAGTGTTGAAGGTGTGAAGCAGAAGTAA